One Novosphingobium sp. EMRT-2 DNA segment encodes these proteins:
- a CDS encoding DUF418 domain-containing protein, with amino-acid sequence MTNHASDQPASLPLPAHGGPSRIAAIDFVRGIAVLGILTINITGFWGPTLASFSPALPRVEPGADAWFALSFLLFEGKMRALFTLLFGASMMLFIEAAERRGLNGDAMQARRLFWLALFGYAHYLLLWWGDILFPYALCGLGALVLRRLPPAALAAIAIAVFCAAHGLDGIGDVPGIAAEQRVLSGHGTAAEQAEQAAMMARIAQSMAQDTQILNAGFLQAIRLRLALAPFLPFKIALATATETLPLMLVGIALFRSGFFTGGWSRRAIARMAAVGIGIGGMLTLPVLWWIWAHHFPPRAMLGVMDHIAAIPRAIMALGYLAALLLCWPRASGHPLARRLAAAGRCAFTNYLGTTVLMGAVFSGWGLGLGPELPRLWLPAFVVLGWIAMLAWPAWWLARFRQGPMEAAWRRLTFLFVARPS; translated from the coding sequence TTGACGAATCACGCTTCGGACCAGCCCGCTTCCCTCCCACTTCCAGCGCATGGCGGCCCTTCGCGGATCGCGGCGATCGATTTCGTGCGCGGCATTGCCGTGCTGGGCATCCTGACGATCAACATCACCGGGTTCTGGGGTCCGACGCTCGCCAGCTTCTCGCCCGCCCTGCCCCGCGTCGAACCCGGTGCCGACGCGTGGTTCGCGCTGTCGTTCCTGCTATTCGAAGGCAAGATGCGCGCACTGTTCACGCTGCTGTTCGGGGCCAGCATGATGCTGTTCATCGAAGCCGCCGAACGGCGCGGGTTGAACGGCGATGCGATGCAGGCCCGCCGGCTGTTCTGGCTCGCCCTGTTCGGATACGCGCATTACTTGCTGCTATGGTGGGGGGACATCCTGTTTCCCTATGCCCTGTGCGGCCTGGGCGCGCTGGTGTTACGCCGCCTGCCGCCTGCCGCGTTGGCCGCCATTGCCATCGCGGTGTTCTGCGCCGCACACGGACTGGACGGCATCGGCGATGTGCCCGGCATAGCGGCCGAACAGCGCGTGCTGTCCGGGCATGGCACTGCAGCGGAACAGGCTGAACAGGCCGCGATGATGGCGCGGATCGCGCAATCGATGGCGCAGGACACGCAGATCCTGAACGCCGGCTTCCTCCAGGCGATCCGGCTGCGGCTTGCTCTGGCACCATTCCTGCCGTTCAAGATCGCGCTGGCGACGGCGACCGAAACGCTGCCGCTGATGCTGGTGGGCATCGCCCTGTTCCGCAGCGGCTTTTTCACCGGCGGCTGGAGCCGTCGCGCGATCGCCCGCATGGCGGCGGTCGGCATCGGCATCGGCGGGATGCTGACGCTGCCGGTCCTTTGGTGGATCTGGGCGCATCATTTCCCCCCGCGCGCGATGCTGGGCGTAATGGACCACATCGCGGCGATCCCGCGCGCGATCATGGCGCTGGGCTACCTCGCCGCACTGTTGCTGTGCTGGCCGCGCGCAAGCGGCCATCCGCTCGCCCGCCGCCTCGCAGCCGCCGGACGCTGCGCCTTCACCAACTACCTGGGGACCACGGTGCTGATGGGCGCCGTGTTTTCGGGCTGGGGCCTGGGCCTCGGCCCCGAACTGCCGCGCCTGTGGCTGCCGGCTTTCGTCGTACTCGGCTGGATCGCGATGCTGGCCTGGCCGGCATGGTGGCTTGCCCGATTCCGCCAGGGGCCGATGGAAGCGGCGTGGCGACGCCTGACGTTCCTGTTCGTCGCGAGGCCATCCTGA
- a CDS encoding TIGR02281 family clan AA aspartic protease, whose product MDIPGNLIAALPPALTGAPPLLLAAGGAIVLVMIAGMIRGFLPLTGRLLGFVGNVALLAVFALTVVRFVHLDPTFDSLTSNIGMPSQSVAGGETRIPLAADGHYWIEARVNGVRQRFMVDTGATITALSEDAAAAADIRPDPLRLPISVRTANGEVEARMARVGELRFGSIVARDMDVIVTGSTGGLNVLGMNLLSRLKSWRVEGGVLILSPKHPQKAADTPS is encoded by the coding sequence ATGGACATTCCGGGAAATCTGATCGCTGCCTTGCCGCCGGCGCTGACCGGTGCCCCGCCGCTGCTTCTGGCGGCGGGCGGCGCGATCGTGCTGGTGATGATCGCCGGCATGATTCGCGGCTTTCTACCGTTGACCGGGCGGCTGCTGGGCTTTGTCGGCAATGTCGCGTTGCTGGCGGTGTTCGCGCTGACGGTGGTGCGCTTCGTGCATCTCGATCCCACGTTCGATTCCCTCACCTCCAACATCGGGATGCCGTCGCAGAGCGTGGCGGGTGGCGAAACGCGCATTCCCCTGGCGGCCGACGGGCACTACTGGATCGAAGCGCGCGTCAACGGCGTGCGCCAGCGCTTCATGGTCGATACCGGGGCCACCATCACGGCGCTGTCCGAAGATGCCGCCGCCGCCGCCGACATCAGGCCCGATCCGTTGCGCCTGCCGATATCGGTGCGCACGGCGAACGGAGAAGTGGAGGCGCGCATGGCGCGGGTGGGCGAATTGCGCTTCGGATCGATCGTGGCGCGCGACATGGACGTGATCGTCACCGGGTCGACCGGCGGCCTCAACGTGCTGGGCATGAACCTGCTGTCACGGCTCAAGTCGTGGCGCGTGGAAGGCGGGGTCCTGATCCTGAGTCCGAAGCATCCGCAGAAGGCGGCGGATACGCCATCCTGA
- a CDS encoding transglutaminase family protein: MILTIATRLSCRMYGATDALLQIEAAPTSQQSILSANIASTPTPHFLRVGAQDGIGERIWVHHDGEFSVSYDARIEVLRNDFDLASLAGLPPHRLPGEAVPYLLDSLYCPASRLQPFVQEEFGALAGGAKVEAMRAWIAGHFRYVPGSSNSATTALDSFVERRGVCRDYAHTLIALARAAAIPARFASGYGPGVSPQDFHAVAEVFLADPAGQGGSWRIVDATGMITPDAFAVIGVGRDAADASFVTSYGTMDLVSKDITVRSE, encoded by the coding sequence ATGATCCTCACCATAGCCACCCGCCTTTCCTGCCGCATGTATGGCGCAACCGATGCCTTGCTCCAGATCGAAGCGGCCCCGACCTCGCAACAGTCCATCCTTTCCGCAAACATCGCCAGCACGCCCACCCCGCACTTTCTGCGCGTGGGGGCACAGGATGGCATCGGCGAAAGGATATGGGTTCACCACGACGGCGAATTCTCGGTCAGTTATGATGCGCGGATCGAAGTGCTGCGCAACGATTTCGACCTGGCGTCGCTAGCCGGGCTGCCGCCGCACCGCCTGCCGGGAGAGGCGGTGCCCTATCTGCTCGATTCGCTCTATTGCCCGGCCAGCCGGCTCCAGCCCTTCGTGCAGGAGGAATTCGGCGCACTGGCGGGCGGTGCGAAGGTGGAGGCGATGCGCGCCTGGATCGCCGGCCACTTCCGTTACGTTCCGGGATCGAGCAATTCCGCGACCACCGCGCTGGACAGCTTCGTCGAGCGACGGGGCGTGTGCCGCGACTATGCCCATACGCTGATCGCCCTTGCCCGCGCGGCGGCCATCCCGGCCCGGTTCGCGTCCGGCTATGGCCCCGGCGTATCGCCGCAGGACTTTCACGCCGTGGCCGAGGTTTTCCTGGCCGATCCGGCGGGCCAGGGCGGAAGCTGGCGCATCGTCGATGCCACGGGCATGATCACGCCAGACGCCTTCGCGGTCATCGGCGTGGGGCGCGATGCGGCGGACGCCAGCTTCGTCACAAGCTACGGCACGATGGACCTTGTATCGAAGGACATCACCGTCCGCAGCGAATAG
- a CDS encoding L,D-transpeptidase family protein produces the protein MNLLRKRWIRVPAGFIAMSLASMLAFHVGQDAAQVFFPHKDGTAQPATAKPAAKPPQPAPAPKPPADDPFVVKSILKIDEPIKFGQFFWDESKGEPGPLVVTVDLEARTLSVFRNGHEIGATAILKGYGDKPTPVGVFPITEKDADHVSNIYDAPMPYMLRLTNDGVSIHGSKVEKGYATNGCIGVPDAFAKRLFEQAKLGDKVIITDGKRIGVGDPIVVEQQAQTPSGA, from the coding sequence ATGAATCTGCTGCGCAAGCGCTGGATTCGCGTCCCCGCCGGCTTCATCGCCATGTCGCTCGCCTCGATGCTGGCGTTCCACGTCGGGCAGGATGCGGCGCAGGTATTCTTCCCGCACAAGGACGGCACCGCGCAACCGGCGACGGCGAAGCCTGCCGCCAAGCCGCCGCAACCCGCCCCTGCGCCCAAGCCGCCGGCCGACGATCCGTTCGTGGTCAAATCGATCCTGAAAATCGACGAACCGATCAAGTTCGGCCAGTTCTTCTGGGACGAAAGCAAGGGCGAACCGGGGCCGCTGGTGGTCACTGTCGATCTGGAGGCCCGCACGCTGTCGGTGTTCCGCAACGGCCACGAGATCGGCGCGACCGCGATCCTCAAGGGCTATGGCGACAAGCCCACCCCGGTCGGCGTGTTCCCGATCACCGAGAAGGACGCCGATCACGTTTCCAACATCTATGACGCGCCGATGCCCTACATGCTGCGGCTGACCAACGACGGCGTCTCGATCCACGGCAGCAAGGTGGAAAAGGGCTATGCCACCAACGGCTGCATCGGCGTGCCCGATGCCTTTGCCAAGCGCCTGTTCGAACAGGCGAAGCTGGGCGACAAGGTCATCATCACCGACGGCAAGCGCATCGGCGTGGGCGATCCCATCGTGGTGGAGCAGCAGGCCCAGACGCCATCGGGCGCCTGA
- a CDS encoding SDR family oxidoreductase, translating into MRIDAGTAAVVTGGASGLGRATAEALAASGVQVAIFDLNEELGREVAGAIGGLFCKVDITSEQSVVAGFEKARAAHGQERICVHCAMANRKGKTVGRNKETGEFVRLSTEDYEFAAQGILIASYRVASLSALGMAALAPLEDGERGTIILTASVAAQDAQVGQVAYGSLKAGVNGLVLPMARDLMDLGIRVNSIMPGIFGTPLLGRLPEKVLDGLNASVPFPKRLGKPEEFASLAMELVRNSYFNGQNIRLDGAIRMAPR; encoded by the coding sequence ATGCGGATTGATGCGGGCACGGCCGCCGTCGTTACCGGCGGGGCTTCCGGACTGGGACGCGCCACGGCAGAGGCGCTGGCCGCCAGCGGGGTGCAGGTCGCGATATTCGATCTGAACGAGGAACTGGGCCGGGAGGTAGCCGGCGCGATCGGTGGCTTGTTCTGCAAGGTCGATATCACCAGCGAACAATCGGTGGTGGCCGGCTTCGAAAAGGCCCGCGCCGCGCATGGGCAGGAACGCATCTGCGTCCATTGCGCCATGGCCAACCGCAAGGGCAAGACCGTCGGCCGCAACAAGGAAACCGGGGAGTTCGTGCGCCTTTCGACCGAGGACTATGAATTCGCCGCGCAGGGTATCCTTATTGCCAGCTACCGGGTTGCCTCGCTGTCCGCGCTGGGCATGGCCGCGCTGGCCCCGCTGGAGGACGGCGAACGGGGTACCATCATCCTGACGGCCTCGGTCGCCGCGCAGGACGCGCAGGTGGGGCAGGTCGCCTACGGTTCGCTGAAGGCGGGCGTGAACGGGCTGGTGCTGCCGATGGCGCGCGATCTCATGGACCTTGGCATCCGCGTGAACTCGATCATGCCCGGCATCTTCGGCACGCCGTTGCTGGGCCGCCTGCCGGAAAAGGTGCTGGATGGCCTCAACGCCTCGGTCCCGTTCCCGAAGCGGCTGGGCAAGCCCGAGGAATTCGCGTCGCTGGCGATGGAACTGGTGCGCAATTCCTATTTCAACGGTCAGAACATCCGCCTTGACGGCGCGATCCGGATGGCGCCCCGCTGA
- a CDS encoding sigma-70 family RNA polymerase sigma factor, which produces MKHDQRRFAAARAYRDDTADRIRRFLPMVRRLAWHIHGSGRAGMELEDLVQAGLVALTECAQKHSGPTEDGFAAYAKMRVRGAMVDLVRRVTPLSRSVSERRRMLADHTATLRNELGRDPTDAELAAAMGLTDQELATLHAGSEPVRFETIDSAYSDSDPAFADDRPDSFALLADEQMRARVAFAIAALPERLQLVIQLYFVEELNLAEIAQVLDVSIPRVHQLKAQALEKLRAALGDEADIL; this is translated from the coding sequence ATGAAACATGATCAACGTCGATTTGCCGCCGCGCGTGCCTACCGTGACGATACCGCGGATCGTATCCGCCGGTTTCTGCCCATGGTCCGGCGCCTGGCGTGGCATATCCATGGGTCCGGGCGCGCCGGCATGGAACTGGAAGACCTGGTGCAGGCCGGGCTGGTTGCTTTGACCGAATGCGCCCAGAAGCACTCCGGCCCGACAGAGGACGGCTTTGCCGCCTATGCCAAGATGCGCGTGCGCGGGGCCATGGTCGATCTGGTGCGCCGCGTGACGCCGCTTTCGCGCAGCGTGTCCGAACGGCGCAGGATGCTGGCCGATCATACCGCGACGCTGCGCAACGAACTGGGGCGCGATCCCACCGATGCCGAACTGGCCGCCGCCATGGGCCTGACCGACCAGGAACTTGCCACCTTGCACGCCGGGAGCGAACCAGTGCGCTTTGAAACGATCGACAGCGCCTATTCCGATAGCGATCCGGCCTTTGCCGACGACCGGCCCGACAGCTTCGCCTTGCTGGCCGACGAACAGATGCGCGCGCGGGTGGCCTTCGCTATCGCCGCGTTGCCGGAAAGGCTCCAGCTCGTGATCCAGCTCTACTTCGTCGAGGAACTGAACCTTGCCGAAATCGCGCAGGTGCTCGACGTCAGCATTCCCCGCGTTCACCAGCTCAAGGCGCAGGCGCTCGAAAAGCTGCGGGCCGCGCTGGGGGATGAGGCCGACATTCTCTGA
- a CDS encoding flagellar biosynthesis protein FlhA: MLKRLGSPSALALPAGILTLIVLMIVPIPSFMLDVFFVLNIALSVAILMASMNAEKPLDFSSFPSVLLFGTLLRLALNVASTRIVLVNGHQGGAAAGHVIEAFGAFLIGGNFAVGLFVFMILMIINLMVVTKGAGRVSEVSARFTLDALPGKQMAIDADLAAGLLTADEAKARRREVATEADFYGSMDGASKFVKGDAIAALLILAVNIIAGFCLGMISHGLTAGDAAQKYVTLAVGDALVAQVPSLLLSIAAAVIVTRVSDTRDLAGQIGGQLADPRTWLPVAVILGAIGMIPAMPQSIFLPAAALAGWLWWALKKRSERPAPEVVEEEIPVDPSRITLEEVSDQTLVTIELGYGLVHLVDDRRGSPLVARITGVRKQLSQTFGFIVPQFRVRDALDLPPNDYRIVLGGVTLGGASIKGEKILAIDVGEARENHGLQGDATRDPSFGCPALWIDAAQRDHAIAEGFLTVDASTVIATHLNQLLGERPQVLLGPDEVRAIFDAVKVRAAGLVETIYPQPLSLGAVTRLFHALLEDGVSIAHPLPILSALSEAVLQTTEHDRLVDILRARLGAMIVARVCGPNDRLPVLTLDGSLEQMIVQGLQDPVTGQPVIEPDLARGIGERVAQIISDRGPTASPVALVVQPRARRALSALLRMRAPTCLVISISELPPTQPIEVISVIGNEAHRPVPALPQPSVLHPEGLAA, encoded by the coding sequence ATGCTCAAACGCCTAGGCTCACCCAGTGCTCTCGCGTTGCCGGCGGGGATTCTCACGCTCATCGTCCTGATGATCGTGCCGATCCCGTCGTTCATGCTCGACGTGTTCTTCGTCCTCAACATCGCCCTTTCGGTGGCGATCCTGATGGCGTCGATGAACGCCGAGAAGCCGCTGGATTTCTCGTCCTTCCCATCCGTCCTCTTGTTCGGCACCCTGTTGCGCCTGGCGCTCAACGTCGCCTCCACGCGCATCGTGCTGGTCAACGGGCACCAGGGCGGCGCGGCGGCCGGCCATGTGATCGAGGCGTTCGGCGCGTTCCTGATCGGCGGCAACTTCGCCGTCGGCCTGTTCGTGTTCATGATCCTGATGATCATCAACCTGATGGTGGTGACCAAGGGTGCGGGCCGCGTGTCGGAAGTGTCCGCGCGTTTCACCCTGGATGCCTTGCCGGGCAAGCAGATGGCGATCGACGCCGACCTTGCCGCCGGCCTGCTCACCGCCGACGAAGCCAAGGCCCGTCGCCGCGAAGTGGCGACCGAGGCGGACTTCTACGGTTCGATGGACGGTGCCAGCAAGTTCGTGAAGGGCGACGCCATCGCCGCCCTGCTGATCCTTGCGGTCAACATCATCGCGGGCTTCTGCCTGGGCATGATCAGCCACGGGCTGACCGCCGGCGATGCCGCGCAGAAATACGTGACGCTGGCGGTTGGCGACGCGCTGGTGGCGCAAGTCCCCTCGCTGCTGCTCTCCATTGCCGCCGCCGTGATCGTGACCCGCGTGTCGGATACCCGCGACCTTGCCGGGCAGATCGGCGGCCAGCTCGCCGATCCGCGCACCTGGCTGCCGGTTGCGGTGATCCTGGGTGCGATCGGCATGATACCGGCGATGCCGCAGTCGATCTTCCTGCCGGCGGCCGCGCTTGCGGGCTGGCTGTGGTGGGCGCTGAAGAAGCGCTCCGAACGCCCCGCGCCCGAAGTGGTCGAAGAGGAAATCCCGGTCGATCCCTCGCGCATCACGCTGGAAGAGGTCAGCGACCAGACGCTCGTTACCATCGAGCTGGGCTATGGCCTTGTCCATCTGGTCGACGACCGGCGCGGTTCGCCGCTGGTCGCCCGGATTACCGGCGTGCGCAAGCAGCTCAGCCAGACCTTCGGCTTCATCGTGCCGCAATTCCGCGTCCGCGATGCGCTCGATCTGCCGCCGAACGATTATCGCATCGTGCTGGGCGGCGTCACACTGGGCGGGGCGAGCATCAAGGGCGAGAAGATCCTGGCCATCGACGTGGGCGAGGCGCGCGAGAACCACGGGCTGCAGGGCGATGCCACGCGCGATCCCAGCTTCGGCTGCCCGGCGCTGTGGATCGATGCCGCCCAGCGCGACCATGCCATCGCCGAAGGATTCCTGACGGTCGATGCCAGCACGGTTATCGCCACGCACCTCAACCAGCTTCTCGGCGAACGGCCGCAAGTGCTTCTGGGACCAGACGAAGTTCGTGCCATCTTCGACGCGGTCAAGGTCCGCGCGGCCGGCCTGGTCGAAACGATCTACCCGCAGCCGCTGTCGCTGGGCGCCGTCACGCGCCTGTTCCATGCGCTGCTGGAAGACGGCGTCAGCATCGCCCATCCGCTGCCGATCCTCTCGGCCTTGAGCGAAGCGGTGTTGCAGACGACCGAGCACGATCGCCTGGTGGACATCCTGCGCGCCCGCCTTGGTGCGATGATCGTCGCGCGGGTGTGCGGGCCGAACGATCGCCTGCCGGTGCTGACGCTCGACGGCTCGCTGGAACAGATGATCGTGCAGGGATTGCAGGACCCGGTAACCGGCCAGCCGGTGATCGAGCCCGATCTCGCGCGCGGGATCGGCGAACGGGTGGCGCAGATCATCAGCGATCGCGGGCCGACCGCGTCGCCGGTGGCGCTGGTGGTCCAGCCCCGCGCGCGCCGTGCGCTTTCGGCGCTGCTGCGGATGCGTGCGCCGACCTGTCTTGTCATTTCGATCTCGGAACTGCCGCCGACGCAGCCGATCGAGGTCATTTCCGTCATCGGAAACGAGGCGCACAGGCCCGTTCCCGCGCTTCCCCAACCGTCAGTGCTGCACCCCGAGGGCCTTGCTGCATGA
- a CDS encoding transglycosylase SLT domain-containing protein, producing the protein MDGTTGPGDVRAAISRAAQATGVDFGYLLAQARLESGLNPNARARTSSATGLYQFTNSTWLRTLDKHGADHGYDWAGSVIENGSVRDPALRQQIMSMRSDPQLSALMAGELANDNRNYLFGVLGRQPGNSELYLAHFLGAEGAGRFLTAMATDPSQSAAALLPQAAASNRSIFYDDSGAPRSLQGVMSLLSGRLAAAGGAANSDMAWAGGYLPAASGNVMPVDNTPTFTGGPIAQEFQATAYAAGQQPARPASSMADTLRDAFALNDASATPSHVRAAYDRLRSFGL; encoded by the coding sequence ATGGACGGAACAACCGGGCCGGGCGATGTGCGCGCCGCCATCTCGCGGGCCGCACAGGCGACGGGAGTCGACTTCGGCTACCTGCTGGCGCAGGCACGGCTTGAATCCGGCCTCAATCCCAATGCGCGCGCGCGCACGTCCAGCGCCACCGGGCTTTACCAGTTCACCAATTCCACCTGGCTTCGCACGCTGGACAAGCATGGCGCGGATCATGGCTATGACTGGGCCGGCAGCGTCATCGAGAACGGCAGCGTCCGCGATCCGGCGCTGCGCCAGCAGATCATGTCGATGCGCTCGGATCCGCAGCTTTCGGCGCTGATGGCGGGCGAACTGGCCAACGACAACCGCAACTATCTATTCGGCGTGCTGGGGCGGCAGCCGGGGAATTCCGAACTCTATCTCGCGCACTTTCTCGGCGCGGAAGGAGCGGGACGCTTCCTGACCGCCATGGCGACCGATCCCTCGCAATCGGCGGCGGCACTGCTGCCGCAGGCTGCGGCTTCGAACCGGTCGATCTTCTATGACGATAGCGGCGCGCCGCGTTCGCTGCAGGGCGTGATGAGCTTGCTCAGCGGCCGCCTTGCCGCCGCCGGTGGCGCGGCCAACAGCGACATGGCCTGGGCCGGCGGCTATTTGCCGGCAGCGTCCGGCAATGTCATGCCGGTTGACAATACACCCACCTTCACCGGTGGTCCGATCGCGCAGGAGTTTCAGGCGACGGCCTATGCCGCCGGCCAGCAACCGGCCCGGCCGGCTTCCTCTATGGCGGACACGCTGCGCGATGCCTTCGCGCTGAACGACGCTTCCGCCACCCCCAGCCATGTCCGCGCCGCCTACGACCGGCTCCGCTCTTTCGGACTCTAA
- a CDS encoding flagellar protein FlgN: MSHEAAVRPIEMRDTLRQMVAVLQKERHALAGLDVDAIMGCAVDKSNLCGRLGEASPDLVDEECRGLLDAARRLNEANRRVRNLIASNVSARLDAMVGAPTLYNAHRSTRRLNYRA, translated from the coding sequence ATGAGCCATGAAGCCGCCGTCCGTCCCATCGAAATGCGCGACACGCTGCGGCAGATGGTTGCCGTCCTGCAAAAGGAACGGCACGCGCTTGCCGGACTTGACGTGGATGCGATCATGGGATGCGCGGTGGACAAGAGCAACCTGTGCGGGCGCCTGGGTGAAGCCTCGCCGGATCTGGTCGATGAGGAATGCCGCGGCCTGCTGGATGCAGCGCGGCGCCTCAACGAAGCCAACCGCCGTGTGCGCAACCTGATCGCCTCGAACGTCTCGGCGCGGCTGGACGCGATGGTCGGTGCGCCGACGCTTTACAATGCGCATCGCTCTACCCGCCGGCTGAACTACCGGGCCTGA
- the flgM gene encoding flagellar biosynthesis anti-sigma factor FlgM translates to MNTETGLQSVKADDQPATSGSVASSTPQVETSEAVKAGTAPVNSERVAEIRKAIESGRYPLIPAKIADAMIAAGMLWRSPQ, encoded by the coding sequence GTGAACACCGAGACTGGCCTGCAATCGGTCAAAGCGGACGATCAGCCGGCAACCTCCGGCAGTGTGGCTTCGTCCACACCGCAGGTGGAAACCAGCGAAGCGGTCAAAGCCGGCACTGCGCCGGTCAACTCCGAACGGGTTGCGGAAATCCGCAAGGCGATCGAGAGCGGCCGCTATCCCCTGATCCCCGCCAAGATCGCTGACGCGATGATTGCTGCCGGTATGCTCTGGAGGAGCCCGCAATGA
- a CDS encoding flagella basal body P-ring formation protein FlgA, which produces MKRKIPAFTLLAMALAGVAIGTPAQAQRAGLADLTDIDIAVARFTGAPIGVPGGAALPVDRRMRLAACRAPLALSWRGGTRDSVIVQCPDAGSWRIFVPVVGLAPATRQEAAAPAVLRGEAVTVSVTGEGFAVSQPGEAMDSGAVGAWIRVKTSAKSDPVRAQIVRPGLVELPIE; this is translated from the coding sequence ATGAAGCGCAAGATTCCTGCCTTTACCCTACTGGCCATGGCGCTGGCTGGCGTTGCGATCGGCACGCCTGCACAGGCCCAGCGGGCCGGGCTGGCCGATCTGACCGATATCGACATCGCCGTGGCGCGCTTCACTGGTGCGCCGATCGGCGTGCCGGGCGGCGCGGCCTTGCCGGTGGATCGCCGGATGCGCCTTGCCGCCTGCCGCGCGCCGCTGGCGCTGTCCTGGCGGGGCGGCACGCGCGACAGCGTGATCGTCCAGTGTCCCGACGCCGGCAGCTGGCGCATTTTCGTGCCGGTGGTCGGCCTTGCGCCGGCAACCCGGCAAGAAGCTGCCGCCCCGGCGGTTCTGCGCGGCGAAGCCGTGACCGTTTCCGTGACGGGCGAGGGCTTTGCCGTCTCCCAACCCGGAGAAGCCATGGATTCCGGGGCTGTTGGCGCGTGGATACGGGTCAAGACCTCGGCCAAATCCGACCCTGTGCGTGCGCAGATCGTGCGTCCGGGACTGGTGGAACTACCGATCGAATGA
- a CDS encoding MotA/TolQ/ExbB proton channel family protein, producing the protein MDFTHFYNPAAAVIVFGGTALAAVLRCGLSATATTGKALTDLFRPRFRADTVRAVLAGQAADIRANGLLRAQPCRSGDREFDEATNAMLSTRSVSGLLEKHEAFRATRRTKAGEAAGMLAQAADLAPVFGLAGTLVSLTQLPADGVARGAFSSAIGMAVLTTLYGLIFANLVLGPLAKMVERRARDEEAARQSVIDWLVQQVALATPRHARLEGDHHGGHTAARHGADDHAAAATRAGEAA; encoded by the coding sequence ATGGATTTCACGCATTTCTACAATCCCGCCGCCGCCGTCATCGTCTTTGGCGGCACCGCGCTGGCCGCGGTGCTGCGCTGTGGCCTGTCCGCGACCGCCACGACGGGGAAGGCGCTGACGGACCTGTTCCGGCCGCGCTTCCGTGCCGATACCGTCCGCGCCGTCCTGGCCGGGCAGGCCGCCGACATTCGCGCGAACGGCCTGCTGCGCGCCCAGCCGTGCCGCAGCGGCGATCGCGAGTTTGATGAAGCCACCAACGCCATGCTGTCGACCCGGTCGGTCTCCGGCCTGCTCGAAAAGCACGAGGCCTTTCGCGCCACGCGCCGGACGAAAGCGGGCGAGGCGGCCGGGATGCTGGCGCAGGCGGCCGATCTGGCGCCGGTGTTCGGTCTTGCCGGAACGCTGGTGTCGCTGACGCAACTGCCGGCTGACGGCGTGGCACGCGGCGCCTTTTCCAGCGCCATCGGCATGGCGGTGCTGACCACGCTTTACGGGCTGATCTTCGCCAATCTCGTGCTGGGACCGCTGGCCAAGATGGTCGAGCGGCGCGCCCGCGACGAAGAGGCCGCGCGTCAGTCGGTGATCGACTGGCTGGTTCAGCAGGTCGCGCTCGCCACGCCGCGCCACGCGCGCCTGGAGGGCGATCACCATGGCGGCCATACCGCTGCACGCCACGGCGCGGACGATCACGCCGCTGCGGCGACGCGTGCGGGGGAAGCGGCATGA
- the flgB gene encoding flagellar basal body rod protein FlgB gives MSDSLFGIHGKALELRSQRMGLLTSNIANAGTPGYKAKDIDFQAALKARATGASEDQAMASATRYRVPVMPSLDGNTVEMATEQTAFAENAVGYTATLSFIRGRIDNVTRALKGE, from the coding sequence ATGAGCGACAGTCTTTTCGGGATACATGGCAAGGCGCTTGAACTGCGTTCGCAGCGCATGGGCCTGCTGACGTCCAACATCGCGAACGCCGGAACACCGGGCTACAAGGCCAAGGACATCGATTTCCAGGCCGCGCTGAAGGCGCGCGCCACGGGCGCGAGCGAAGACCAGGCGATGGCATCGGCCACGCGCTATCGCGTGCCGGTCATGCCCAGCCTTGACGGCAACACCGTCGAGATGGCGACCGAGCAGACCGCCTTCGCCGAAAACGCGGTGGGCTACACCGCCACCCTCTCCTTCATCCGCGGACGCATCGACAACGTCACGCGCGCGCTCAAGGGCGAATAA